The following are from one region of the Corylus avellana chromosome ca1, CavTom2PMs-1.0 genome:
- the LOC132184374 gene encoding uncharacterized protein LOC132184374 isoform X1: MCHFVVGCCKRPILQHDRIVGAPVQITVSFPSKISPNTSLFSLHYPKVPKPSPLSLSLSVLSESNDLKMGSLGDDDAEIKPIKTGPNVNIPYTQTQVLDSQFSPPSLSGETGEAGDADELKFLRDTLTFDNTVPIEDAFETQVVNLAGETQVLDICGETQVLDDPDWIDNMGTQLLDEFDNEVAIDTEGEGTDGTEVLVDNDEQSDDESMRSGSGQSVDKEKIQCTSLHEHGNKELTEQPDPLPDKEHSPEVNVSTTTCVVQGSLEPKPGPRQFGFTSIRAASLRASGLAARMASEVLTVKNNDVSVLEDSTKVGEEVDQEHDVGECNRKMKGSGNENICSIGSRTARKLFTENSHDDYRGLPLNSNIVEGEELPQLPACDNGLGGLSYADSQEPGELSQANALDFVDKFLKDNAMEFEQQFNLGKKTRGNSNSVSRAKDLQSFAKKANDRNLFGEAVIFDWDDNREDEGGGDIFRRRKEEFFASGDHGRRSFTQPRKPGGSRLMGLAHSDSKLVCHNPKVNDKAADGMKLKKNLVSELDQQSNDNPSGGHSVTNITKPDVPEILNVGFDTQLAAEAMEALFHGEGIANHDANDARQGMENNSKGSCRGSLEGETDNVINSKQPSCRKRVSPSEVRVASRQCKKAKSMSAKLSKESSISSEKLFDSVRRQSRIELVRSKSKRANMIAEECLVTNGSGNSDKMISKIIEQRNAGCTLNRSCTNESHRRESHDGSATIGGDCTVKKRHLRGDVGMHTPIARRTRQSLVLNRLKKAENASSDYKEVINHLMEVCPLEEKSNSSTGIQASEVLKEKSSRLGSNQSREVENVKASQHGQSTPRLTANTIGSKIDALSCHQKRSHQNLSGQENESDNLDGALEPSVPPKDIGKSVTKRKRSQRDAKSTLIDSKMKRNTRSGDAPIYVQSGDTDGKMISNNLDNESGIHRRNRSHRNLSVQENESDNLDGAPEPSVLLKDLGQSVTKRKRSQRDAKSTLIDSKMKRKTRSGDAPINDKSSDINGKMISANLIGSKTGKHSDRNSNSSCPSSTEKVNARLDESPREKCKPSDSACTTPTPVNCKTPENTLSPVCMGNEYFKQSCKRNLSRLSLLKEIRSLSAAQPEPSSALKDSRKRRDVTYVRVLYSQHLDEDIIKQQKKILARLGISIASSITDATHFIADQFVRTRNMLEAIASGKPVVTHLWLDSCGQASCFIDEKNYILRDAKKEKEFGFSMPVSLARASQHSLLKGRRVLVTPNTKPGKETISSLVKTVQGQVLERTGRSTLKDDKIPEDLLVLSCEEDYDVCVPFLEKGAAVYSSELLLNGIVTQRLEYERHRLFADDVKRTRSTIWLRKDSNQFLPVTKHK; this comes from the exons ATGTGTCACTTTGTGGTTGGATGCTGCAAAAGACCCATTTTGCAGCATGACCGCATAGTAGGGGCTCCCGTACAGATTACTGTCAGTTTTCCCTCCAAAATCTCCCCCAATACATCCCTATTTTCCCTCCACTACCCAAAGGTCCCAAAACCtagccctctctctctctctctctccgtatTGA GTGAATCGAATGATTTGAAAATGGGTTCGCTTGGGGACGATGATGCTGAAATTAAACCAATCAAGACGGGGCCAAATGTCAATATTCCTTATACCCAGACCCAGGTCCTTGATAGCCAGTTTTCACCTCCTTCACTTTCTG GTGAAACTGGTGAAGCTGGAGATGCTGATGAATTAAAATTTCTGCGAGACACTCTGACTTTTGATAATACTGTTCCCATTGAAGATGCATTTGAAACCCAAGTAGTGAATCTTGCTGGGGAAACTCAAGTTTTGGATATTTGTGGTGAAACCCAAGTATTGGATGATCCAGATTGGATTGACAATATGGGCACCCAGTTACTAGATGAGTTTGATAATGAAGTTGCCATTGATACTGAAGGGGAGGGAACAGATGGAACTGAAGTTTTGGTTGATAACGACGAGCAATCAGATGATGAATCAATGAGAAGTGGCAGTGGTCAATCGGTGGACAAGGAGAAGATTCAGTGCACTTCTCTTCATGAACATGGTAATAAGGAATTAACAGAGCAGCCTGATCCCTTACCTGATAAAGAGCATAGTCCAg AAGTCAATGTATCAACTACAACATGTGTGGTTCAAGGCTCCCTCGAACCAAAACCTG GACCTCGGCAGTTTGGGTTTACTTCAATTCGTGCAGCGTCATTGCGAGCATCTGGTCTGGCAGCTCGCATGGCTTCGGAAGTACTTACTGTCAAAAATAATGATGTGTCTGTCCTAGAGGATTCAACAAAAGTTGGGGAAGAAGTAGATCAGGAACATGATGTTGGGGAATGCAACAGAAAAATGAAGGGATCAGGAAATGAAAACATATGTAGCATTGGCAGTAGAACAGCTAGAAAACTTTTCACTGAGAATTCACATGATGACTATAGAGGACTTCCTCTTAACAGCAACATTGTTGAAGGAGAAGAGTTGCCTCAGTTGCCTGCATGTGACAACGGATTGGGAGGATTAAGTTATGCCGACTCTCAAGAACCTGGCGAATTATCTCAGGCCAATGCATTGGATTTTGTTGATAAGTTCCTTAAAGATAATGCCATGGAgtttgaacaacaatttaacCTTGGAAAGAAAACTAGGGGAAATTCAAATTCTGTCTCAAGAGCAAAGGACCTGCAAAGTTTTGCCAAGAAAGCCAATGATAGAAACCTATTTGGAGAAGCAGTGATTTTTGACTGGGATGATAACCGTGAGGATGAAGGAGGGGGAGATATCTTCCGTAGAAGGAAAGAAGAATTCTTTGCTAGTGGAGACCATGGGCGGAGATCCTTTACCCAACCCCGGAAGCCTGGAGGAAGCAGACTAATGGGGTTAGCTCATTCTGATTCCAAATTAGTGTGTCATAATCCAAAAGTTAATGACAAGGCAGCGGATggaatgaaattgaaaaaaaatctcGTCAGTGAGTTGGATCAACAGTCTAATGACAATCCCTCTGGAGGACATTCAGTAACTAATATTACTAAGCCAGATGTGCCAGAAATATTAAATGTAGGTTTTGACACACAATTGGCTGCTGAAGCTATGGAAGCCTTATTCCATGGTGAGGGCATTGCGAACCATGATGCTAATGATGCCCGTCAAGGTATGGAGAACAACTCAAAGGGTTCTTGCAGAGGTTCTCTTGAAGGAGAAACAGATAAtgtaattaattcaaaacaaccCTCTTGTCGTAAGAGGGTAAGCCCCTCTGAAGTACGGGTTGCTTCAAGACAGTGCAAGAAAGCTAAGAGCATGAGTGCCAAATTAAGTAAAGAGTCTTCAATTTCATCAGAGAAACTTTTTGATAGTGTCAGGAGGCAGAGTAGAATTGAGCTAGTCAGATCAAAATCAAAGAGGGCTAACATGATTGCTGAAGAATGTCTTGTTACCAACGGGAGTGGAAACTCAGACAAAATGATTTCTAAGATCATTGAGCAAAGAAATGCAGGATGTACTTTGAACAGAAGCTGCACTAATGAGTCCCACAGACGTGAGTCACATGATGGCAGTGCAACCATAGGTGGAGATTGCACAGTTAAGAAGCGGCATTTACGAGGTGATGTTGGTATGCATACACCCATTGCTCGACGAACTAGACAGTCATTGGTGTTAAATCGTTTGAAGAAGGCTGAGAATGCATCCAGTGATTATAAGGAAGTGATTAACCATCTGATGGAGGTATGTCCTTTAGAAGAGAAAAGCAATAGTAGTACAGGCATCCAAGCTTCTGAAGTGTTGAAGGAAAAGTCTTCTAGATTGGGTTCTAATCAGTCCAGAGAAGTTGAAAATGTAAAAGCAAGTCAACACGGGCAATCCACTCCAAGGTTGACAGCTAATACTATTGGTTCTAAAATTGATGCATTGAGCTGTCATCAAAAAAGATCTCATCAAAATTTGTCAGGTCAGGAAAATGAATCTGATAACTTAGATGGTGCACTTGAGCCATCTGTTCCACCGAAGGACATTGGAAAATCTGTCACCAAGCGGAAAAGGTCGCAGCGTGATGCTAAAAGCACTTTGATTGATTCAAAAATGAAGAGGAATACACGATCCGGGGATGCTCCTATTTATGTTCAGTCTGGTGATACAGATGGAAAAATGATATCTAACAATCTAGATAATGAATCTGGTATCCATCGGCGGAACAGATCTCATCGGAATTTGTCAGTTCAGGAAAATGAATCTGATAACTTAGATGGTGCACCTGAACCATCTGTTCTGCTGAAAGACCTTGGACAATCTGTCACCAAGCGGAAAAGGTCGCAGCGTGATGCTAAAAGCACTTTGATTGATTCAAAGATGAAGAGGAAAACACGATCAGGGGATGCTCCTATTAATGACAAGTCTAGTGATATCAATGGAAAAATGATATCTGCCAATCTAATTGGGTCAAAGACAGGCAAGCACTCTGACAGAAATAGTAATTCAAGTTGCCCGTCATCTACTGAAAAAGTGAATGCCAGGTTGGATGAATCGCCAAGAGAGAAATGTAAACCATCTGATTCAGCATGTACTACTCCTACCCCAGTCAACTGCAAGACACCTGAGAATACTTTGTCACCTGTTTGTATGGGCAATGAATACTTCAAACAGTCATGCAAGAGGAACCTGTCAAGACTGAGCCTTCTGAAAGAAATCCGTAGCTTAAGTGCTGCACAGCCTGAACCTTCTTCTGCATTGAAAGATTCAAGGAAGAGGAGAGATGTGACTTATGTTCGAGTCTTGTACAGCCAACACTTGGATGAGGATATAATTAAGCAGCAGAAGAAG ATTTTGGCCAGGCTAGGAATTTCCATAGCGTCTTCTATTACAGATGCCACGCATTTCATAGCAGATCAATTTGTGCGTACAAGGAATATGTTAGAGGCTATTGCATCTGGAAAACCAGTGGTGACACACTTATGGCTTGATAGCTGTGGGCAAGCTAGCTGTTTCATTGATGAGAAAAATTACATACTGAGGGATGCCAAGAAGGAAAAGGAGTTCGGCTTTAGCATGCCAGTTTCATTGGCACGTGCATCCCAGCATTCACTTTTGAAG GGTCGAAGAGTTTTGGTTACCCCAAATACAAAGCCTGGTAAAGAAACAATTTCAAGTTTGGTTAAAACCGTTCAGGGTCAG GTGTTGGAGAGAACTGGCAGATCTACTCTGAAAGATGATAAAATTCCAGAGGATTTATTGGTTCTATCTTGTGAAGAAGATTATGATGTCTGTGTGCCATTCCTTGAAAAAG GGGCAGCAGTTTACAGTTCAGAGCTGTTATTGAATGGTATAGTTACACAGAGGTTGGAGTATGAAAG GCACCGCCTCTTTGCTGATGATGTTAAAAGAACCCGTTCTACAATATGGCTGAGAAAAGACAGCAATCAGTTCCTTCCTGTGACTAAACATAAATAA